A single Lolium perenne isolate Kyuss_39 chromosome 6, Kyuss_2.0, whole genome shotgun sequence DNA region contains:
- the LOC139832585 gene encoding chlorophyllide a oxygenase, chloroplastic-like, translated as MTTAASMFRVSHLLIKPSFRCLSRKGVGRYGEIKVYAVLRDDGADYLKDNGPWEALFDDPGPRVPIELGKFLDAKQVLNVVRFNIQYCEARQDLLTIICAPQQGARGRRREELEAAGAEGELARGRGPPARGQRKAGGARSCGCGRVRAAGARRGNPPASRSEARESAGQPS; from the exons ATGACCACAGCGGCTTCGATGTTTCGGGTGTCCCATCTGCTCATCAAGCCCTCCTTCAGGTGCCTCTCCAGAAAG GGCGTCGGCAGGTATGGCGAAATCAAGGTGTACGCGGTGCTCAGGGACGACGGCGCTGACTATCTGAAGGACAACGGCCCCTGGGAGGCCCTGTTCGACGACCCTGGGCCAAGGGTTCcgattgagttgggcaagttcctgGACGCCAAGCAGGTGCTCAACGTCGTCCGCTTCAACATCCAGTACTGCGAGGCCCGGCAGGATCTGCTCACCATCATTTGTGCTCCACAACAAGGAGCGCGAGGCCGCCGGCGCGAGGAGCTCGAGGCCGCCGGCGCGGAAGGCGAGCTCGCGAGGGGCAGGGGGCCTCCAGCTAGAGGGCAGCGCAAGGCCGGCGGGGCGCGAAGCTGCGGATGCGGGCGCGTGAGGGCCGCCGGCGCGAGGCGCGGGAATCCGCCGGCCAGCCGGAGCGAGGCGCGGGAATCCGCCGGCCAGCCGTCGTGA